The following proteins are co-located in the Pochonia chlamydosporia 170 chromosome 6, whole genome shotgun sequence genome:
- a CDS encoding PX domain-containing protein (similar to Metarhizium robertsii ARSEF 23 XP_007825159.2) gives MSSAVKQDLAVSGSTATGIDTASRGVIEDANHTADRSNHTNDDDDVPQDMVSSTLSNSSVTSPPYWMNASTHQRNISNISAESLPVGAITLQDNDTSEHDDRNNACWAKSVEIVDYTIVNGGATSIGAFVVWNVRVETLTGSYMNIRKRYSEFDDFRGKLVRSFPTFEGAVPPLPPKSVISKFRPKFLDKRRAGLQYFLKYVSFLHRFPLQLKSLLVLYTMCSYCFVSGANDEKLHIIKSRVFRVAGPEGISLFLIRHGI, from the exons atgtcgtcggcggtAAAGCAGGACCTAGCGGTCAGCGGGAGCACTGCCACTGGCATCGACACCGCATCTCGAGGCGTGATTGAAGATGCAAACCACACGGCAGACCGCAGCAATCATAcaaacgacgacgacgatgtcCCCCAAGATATGGTGTCGTCTACACTGTCCAACAGCTCTGTCACAAGTCCGCCGTACTGGATGAACGCGAGCACCCACCAGCGCAACATATCCAACATTTCCGCCGAGTCCTTGCCAGTCGGTGCGATCACCCTGCAAGACAACGACACGAGCGAGCACGACGATCGGAACAATGCGTGCTGGGCGAAGAGCGTCGAGATTGTCGACTacaccattgtcaatggAGGGGCGACCAGTATTGGCGCATTTGTCGTGTGGAATGTCCGCGTGGAAACGTTGACA GGAAGCTACATGAACATTCGGAAGAGATATTCAGAGTTTGACGACTTCCGCGGCAAATTGGTCAGATCGTTTCCAACTTTTGAAGGGGCAGTCCCGCCACTGCCGCCCAAGAGCGTGATTTCCAAGTTTCGACCGAAGTTTCTGGATAAGAGGCGGGCTGGCCTGCAATATTTTCTCAAGTATGTTTCATTCTTGCACAGGTTTCCGCTTCAGCTTAAGAGCTTACTGGTATTGTATACCATGTGCTCTTACTGCTTCGTGTCCGGCGCTAACGATGAGAAGCTGCATATTATTAAATCCAGAGTTTTCAGGGTCGCCGGTCCTGAAGGAATTTCTCTTTTCCTGATCCGCCACGGCATCTGA
- a CDS encoding cdp-alcohol phosphatidyltransferase protein (similar to Eutypa lata UCREL1 XP_007798008.1) produces MLSLRNTFLAVAACVSTVVNADYTIDPESVPITTRKAWCQQEMTTCPLICQQVEPRTTLVNTCDPESLTYGCLCGNNMQPNVSEYSLSLPYFICTQWVIQCKDACSTDACKSDCQQKHPCGAQSPSPPNKTKTATTSSSSTSAPNTIYTDGPGGSGNSGKKGAGVALEVGRTYGLAIVLTGLFAGFALL; encoded by the exons ATGCTTTCTCTCCGGAATACCTTCCTGGCTGTTGCCGCCTGTGTCTCGACTGTCGTCAATGCCGACTACACAATTGACCCGGAAAGCGTGCCAATTACCACCAGAA AGGCTTGGTGTCAGCAGGAGATGACTACATGTCCCCTTATTTGCCAGCAGGTCGAACCCAGAACCACTCTCGTCAACACCTGCGATCCT GAATCCCTCACCTACGGCTGCCTCTGTGGCAATAACATGCAACCCAATGTTTCAGAGTACTCGCTCAGCTTGCCCTACTTCATCTGCACACAATGGGTTATCCAATGCAAGGACGCCTGCTCGACCGATGCCTGCAAGTCCGACTGCCAGCAGAAGCACCCATGCGGCGCGCAGAGTCCCTCCCCGCCTAACAAGACGAAGactgccaccaccagcagcagctcgacGAGCGCCCCGAACACGATCTATACGGACGGACCTGGAGGCTCCGGCAACAGTGGAAAGAAGGGGGCCGGCGTGGCTCTCGAGGTTGGACGTACCTACGGATTGGCCATTGTTCTGACTGGCCTGTTTGCCGGATTTGCTCTTTTGtaa